A part of Candida albicans SC5314 chromosome 2, complete sequence genomic DNA contains:
- the KRE30 gene encoding ATP-binding cassette family ATPase (YEF3-subfamily ABC family protein; predicted not to be a transporter; repressed in core stress response; mutation confers hypersensitivity to amphotericin B), with translation MSISASKAKREQKRLEREAKKAAVGKSTKKTKKQAEKDAAEDEVEGAEEQIAKMKLQTDEHGLSDRVTTGVLESLETSRDIKLSSVSLLFHGKVLIQDSTLELNYGRRYGLLGENGCGKSTLMKSIAAREFPIPEHIDIYLLNEPAEATEYSALEYVVREAEHEMKRLEDLVEELIVKEGPECPALEGLYEKIDEMDPSTFESRAAIILTGLGFNSVTIKKKTKDMSGGWRMRVALAKALFVKPTLLLLDDPTAHLDLAACVWLEEYLKRFDRILILVSHSQDFLNGVCTNMIDMRLKLLTTYGGNYDSYVKTRAELETNQMKQYNKQQEEIAHIKKFIASAGTYANLVRQAKSRQKILDKMEADGLIQPVVPDKVFTFRFPEVEKLPPPVLAFDDMSFSYSGKPEDNLYEHLDIGIDMDSRVALVGPNGVGKSTLLKLFQGKLQPQTGRVIQHTHIKLGVYSQHSADQLDLTKSPLEFVRDKFANISQDYQYWRGQLGRYGLSGEAQTAQMATLSEGQRSRVVFALLALEGPNLILLDEPTNGLDLGTIDSLADAINAFNGGVVVVSHDFRLLDKVAKDIFVIENKTATRWNGSILDYKKSLASKVVL, from the coding sequence ATGTCGATTTCTGCATCAAAAGCTAAAAGAGAGCAAAAGCGTTTAGAAAGAGAAGCCAAAAAGGCTGCTGTTGGTAAAAGCACTAAAAAGACCAAGAAGCAAGCTGAAAAAGATGCTGCTGAAGATGAAGTCGAAGGTGCTGAAGAACAAATTGccaaaatgaaattacAAACAGATGAACATGGCTTGTCCGATAGAGTCACTACTGGTGTTTTGGAATCCTTGGAAACCTCAAGAGATATTAAATTGTCATCTGTTTCTCTTTTATTCCATGGTAAAGTTTTGATTCAAGATTCTACATTGGAATTGAATTATGGTCGTAGATACGGGTTATTGGGTGAAAATGGTTGTGGTAAGTCTACTTTAATGAAATCTATTGCCGCCAGAGAATTCCCTATTCCAGAACATATTGATATCTACTTGTTGAATGAACCAGCCGAAGCTACTGAATACTCTGCCTTAGAATACGTTGTCAGAGAAGCCGAACATGAAATGAAAAGATTGGAAGATTTAGTTGAAGAGTTGATTGTTAAGGAAGGTCCAGAATGTCCTGCATTGGAAGGTCTTTACGAAAAGATTGACGAAATGGATCCATCAACATTTGAAAGTAGAGCAGCAATTATTTTGACTGGTTTGGGTTTCAACTCAGTTactattaaaaaaaaaaccaaagatATGTCAGGGGGTTGGAGAATGCGTGTTGCATTAGCAAAAGCTTTATTTGTCAAGCCAACCTTGTTGCTATTGGATGATCCTACTGCCCATTTGGATTTAGCTGCTTGTGTCTGGTTGGAAGAATATTTAAAGAGATTTGATagaattttaattttggtCTCCCATTCCCAAGATTTCCTTAATGGTGTTTGTACCAATATGATTGATATGAGATTGAAACTCTTGACAACGTACGGTGGTAACTACGATTCCTACGTTAAGACCAGAGCCGAATTGGAAACCAACCAAATGaaacaatataataaacaacaagaagaaattgcccatatcaaaaaattcattgcATCTGCTGGTACTTATGCTAACTTGGTAAGGCAAGCCAAATCTAGACAAAAGATTTTAGATAAAATGGAAGCTGACGGTTTGATTCAACCAGTCGTTCCAGATAAAGTTTTCACTTTTAGATTCCCCGAAGTGGAAAAATTGCCACCACCAGTTTTAGCATTCGACGATATGTCATTCTCATACTCTGGTAAACCAGAAGATAACTTGTATGAGCACTTGGACATTGGTATTGATATGGATTCCAGAGTTGCTCTTGTGGGTCCTAATGGGGTTGGTAAGTCTACTTTGTTAAAATTATTCCAAGGAAAATTGCAACCACAAACTGGTAGAGTGATCCAACATACACACATCAAATTGGGTGTCTATTCACAACATTCTGCTGATCAATTGGATTTGACCAAATCTCCTTTAGAGTTTGTGCGTGACAAATTTGCAAACATTTCACAAGATTATCAATACTGGAGAGGTCAATTGGGTCGTTATGGTTTAAGTGGTGAAGCACAAACTGCCCAAATGGCTACTTTATCTGAAGGTCAAAGATCCCGTGTTGTTTTTGCATTATTGGCTTTAGAAGGTCCTAACTTGATCTTGTTGGACGAACCTACAAATGGTTTAGATTTAGGTACTATTGATTCTTTGGCTGATGCCATCAATGCCTTTAATGGGGgtgtggttgttgtttcgCACGATTTCAGATTATTGGATAAAGTGGCAAAAGACATTTTCGtcattgaaaataaaacagCTACAAGATGGAATGGATCTATTTTGGATTACAAGAAATCATTGGCTTCCAAAGTTGTATTATAG
- the SEH1 gene encoding Seh1p (Ortholog(s) have role in positive regulation of TORC1 signaling and Seh1-associated complex, cytosol, extrinsic component of fungal-type vacuolar membrane, nuclear periphery, nuclear pore outer ring localization): MSIDSLIYPAMKPFITGHEELIHDIKYDFYGKHIATVSSDQHIKVFDLDSATSSWILNDSWKAHDSSIAKISWAHPEFSSSKIIASCSYDRTVKIWQEQPDEMPGSGRRWLKLATLATESYGPIYDVCFAPNHLGFKLGCVGSDGIFRIYESLEPNDLTAWVLTTEIAILNSSLPAKSLQSSFGVEWCPSKFTKTEKFIVVALDQGFVYGSVQKESSGEESASDKYVKICDLPEHNGLIRSVSWAPSMGRKYHLIATGCKDGFVRIFKATEQENGDLKIETLAKLNDHKSEVWRVSWNMTGTILSSAGDDGKLRLWKCSYLNEWKCMSVINTSNRSDSRGIETEKPI, translated from the coding sequence ATGTCTATAGACTCCTTGATATACCCGGCAATGAAACCTTTTATTACTGGCCATGAAGAATTGATACATGACATCAAGTATGACTTCTACGGGAAACATATAGCAACAGTTTCTTCTGATCAGCACATAAAGGTTTTTGATTTAGACTCAGCAACTTCGTCATGGATTTTAAATGACCTGTGGAAAGCTCACGATTCGCTGATTGCTAAAATTTCCTGGGCTCATCCAGAATTTTCAAGCTCCAAAATCATAGCGTCATGCTCGTATGATAGAACTGTCAAAATATGGCAGGAGCAACCTGACGAAATGCCTGGTTCAGGAAGAAGATGGCTTAAGTTGGCAACATTAGCTACAGAATCGTACGGACCAATCTATGACGTTTGTTTCGCCCCTAATCATCTAGGATTTAAGCTAGGCTGTGTTGGATCTGATGGAATATTCAGGATATACGAATCCTTGGAACCCAATGATTTGACTGCGTGGGTATTGACGACTGAAATTGCAATCTTGAATCTGCTGTTGCCAGCTAAAAGCTTACAAAGTAGTTTTGGTGTTGAGTGGTGTCCCTccaaatttacaaaaacagaaaaattTATAGTAGTTGCATTAGATCAAGGATTTGTTTACGGAAGTGTACAGAAAGAATCGAGTGGAGAAGAAAGTGCAAGCGACAAGTACGTCAAAATATGTGATCTACCCGAACACAATGGGCTTATAAGGTCTGTCAGTTGGGCACCCTCCATGGGTAGGAAGTATCATTTAATTGCTACTGGTTGTAAAGACGGATTTGTGAGAATATTCAAAGCCACTGAACAAGAGAATGGAGATTTAAAGATTGAAACATTGGCTAAATTGAATGACCACAAGCTGGAAGTATGGAGAGTAAGCTGGAATATGACAGGTACCATACTTTCATCAGCGGGTGATGACGGGAAATTACGTTTATGGAAATGCAGTTATTTAAATGAATGGAAGTGTATGAGTGTGATCAACACTAGCAATAGATCAGATAGTCGTGGTattgaaactgaaaaaCCTATATAG
- the NSA1 gene encoding ribosome biosynthesis protein (Putative 66S pre-ribosomal particles conmponent; Hap43-induced; repressed by prostaglandins), with the protein MKVIVSADDTGSAKEVICNEGTDTSKQNATQPISIDNCLLEPSSSVKSRIIHFLSFNYQYLIGARLGGQVSVYELSDEESEEKFKLLHNFELPVDAQDKPVALLRVEILDSILVAFESSKVFLIHINDSFDFKPLELVLPEYKPISAFAINPQAENIVALGGKEHDLQILQLFNKNINSTVFKKNNYENEFKPQIIFKAKNVRNDHLELRVPIWITNILFAKAAKGYKLVTSTRYGQIRLYDTAEGRKPRKDYKVTEKPIVTLTFANDEQTEIIVTDTHSLIAKYSLTQVDEKAFKTISASAGEIVKPVPKLLGKFTGGNTGATFGVHAYERIVAFAGLDRYLRVFDLESREILAKVYLGVEVSALLILDDEDTEDEETKKRKRKEEEDDEELWNQLDTKKKTHTI; encoded by the coding sequence ATGAAAGTAATTGTATCAGCTGATGACACTGGGTCAGCTAAAGAAGTAATTTGTAATGAAGGCACAGATacatcaaaacaaaatgcCACTCAGCCGATATCTATCGACAATTGTTTGTTAGAACCCTCGTCATCAGTAAAATCAAGAATCATCCATTTCCTCAGTTTCAActatcaatatttgataGGAGCTAGACTTGGCGGACAAGTATCTGTTTATGAATTGAGTGATGAAGAATCTGAAGAAAAgtttaaattattacacaattttgaattgcCAGTTGATGCTCAAGATAAACCCGTTGCATTACTAAGAGTGGAAATTTTGGATAGTATACTTGTTGCTTTCGAATCATCCAAAGTTTTTTTAATACACATTAATGATTCCTTTGATTTTAAGCCACTCGAGCTTGTACTTCCAGAATACAAGCCAATTAGTGCATTTGCAATCAACCCGCAAGCCGAAAATATCGTCGCCCTAGGAGGAAAGGAACACGATCTTCAGATACTCCAATTATTTAACAAAAACATCAACAGTAcagttttcaaaaagaataattaCGAGAACGAATTTAAGCCAcaaatcattttcaaagCAAAAAATGTCAGAAACGATCACCTAGAATTGAGAGTCCCAATTTGGAtaacaaatattttatttgccAAGGCAGCAAAGGGATACAAGCTTGTTACATCTACAAGATACGGTCAAATCAGACTATATGATACGGCAGAAGGAAGAAAACCTAGAAAGGATTACAAAGTGACAGAAAAACCAATAGTAACCTTAACATTTGCTAATGACGAACAAACAGAAATCATTGTCACAGACACCCACAGCCTTATAGCAAAATATTCGTTAACTCAAGTAGACGAGAAAGCCTTCAAGACCATCTCTGCTTCTGCAGGTGAAATAGTTAAACCAGTACCAAAATTATTGGGCAAATTTACAGGTGGAAACACAGGAGCAACATTTGGGGTACATGCCTATGAAAGGATAGTTGCCTTTGCTGGGTTGGATAGATATTTGAGAGTCTTTGATTTGGAATCCCGTGAAATATTGGCAAAAGTCTATCTTGGTGTGGAAGTTTCAgcattgttgatattggaCGACGAAGACACAGAGGACGAGGAAACGAAAAAACgcaaaagaaaagaagaagaagacgatgaagaattatggaatcaattggatactaaaaagaaaacacaTACTATATAG
- a CDS encoding uncharacterized protein (Putative fumarylacetoacetate hydrolase; clade-associated gene expression; rat catheter and Spider biofilm repressed) — MSWKRLIRFVARDGKIYRGEPIFTDTNYDVGKKYLAGDQLKAKVIKGTNIFENTIVTDEILEVVKLLGPLTPEDVPIVKCIGLNYTKHIEESGIPAPPYPPLFYKLRTCVADFNEPIPISKIAQVDQCDYEGELCVVIGKSGKNIAKENALEYIGGYVVGNDVSARTWQLDPKYAGGAPQWCFSKSFDKYAPLGPQLVSPAVLTDPSALHLQTRVNGELRQDSPTSDLLFNVSEIIAFLSQSTTLERGTVIMTGTPSGVAMGMKDQKYLQDGDEVEVSITQIGTLVNKMRFE, encoded by the coding sequence ATGAGCTGGAAAAGACTAATCAGATTTGTCGCTCGAGATGGGAAGATTTATAGGGGAGAACCAATTTTCACAGATACGAATTATGATGTAGGTAAAAAATATCTTGCTGGTGATCAACTCAAAGCGAAAGTTATAAAAGgaacaaatatttttgaaaacacAATTGTCACAGACGAGATTTTGGAGGTAGTAAAGTTGTTAGGTCCATTAACCCCAGAAGATGTCCCCATTGTCAAATGCATTGGTTTAAACTACACGAAGCATATCGAAGAAAGTGGTATACCAGCACCACCTTACCCTCCGTTGTTTTACAAACTTCGAACTTGTGTAGCGGACTTTAATGAACCGATcccaatttcaaaaattgcTCAAGTAGATCAATGTGATTATGAAGGTGAATTATGTGTTGTCATAGGAAAATCTGGGAAAAATATTGCCAAAGAGAACGCATTAGAATATATTGGTGGGTATGTTGTTGGTAATGATGTTTCTGCCAGAACTTGGCAATTAGATCCAAAATATGCAGGTGGGGCTCCACAATGGTGTTTCTCTAAAtcttttgataaatatgCTCCCTTAGGTCCTCAGTTGGTTTCACCTGCTGTTTTAACAGATCCCTCAGCTTTACATTTACAAACTCGAGTTAATGGAGAGTTACGACAAGATTCCCCTACATCAGATTTGTTGTTCAACGTTTCAGAAATAATTGCCTTTCTTTctcaatcaacaacattagAACGAGGCACAGTCATAATGACAGGAACACCAAGTGGTGTTGCAATGGGAATGAAAGACCAGaaatatttacaagatGGCGATGAAGTTGAGGTAAGTATCACTCAAATTGGTACCTTGGTTAATAAAATGAGATTTGAGTAA